In Nycticebus coucang isolate mNycCou1 chromosome 5, mNycCou1.pri, whole genome shotgun sequence, the DNA window atgaaccactgagcccagccgcaccactgtgcttggcttgTTCCTTGCTTGTGATATGTGGAGGGAAACAAACCTTAGTCATAATGCACAAATGAGAGAGAAATTATTCTGAACtattgttgaaaatcagttaatTTGAGTATAGCGTGCAAAGCTGgttttagatttataaaaatgtttttgtgtgtgaataGAGTAATGTCTGGAACGAGTATATTTTGAGATTTGCAGCTCTCAATCTCTTAGGAATGAGAGAGGaatttttacagtttattttattgCTACGAGTACTTtataaagatagggtcttgttatgttgcttaggctggtctcaaacttgtggaCTCAGACCGTCTTCCCTTTTCAGCCTcattgcacctggcctatatTTTCTTGTatacttttctattttgggttttcttttacaGTGGTCATGTACTACTGTAGAAATATTTAACAAGTCAATAAACTGTTAATCAGTTAACTGGAAAGCAGCACACATTATACTGTCTTACCACGTATGATGGATAGTATCCTGGGTCCACCTCATAGCCCTCCATAATAACATGCTAATGACGTGGGTCCTCACCCCAGATGTACATGGGACGTGTGTTTTGAaggtcccacctccctccctctaccccaacATAAGCCATTACTGAACCTTTTCCCTTTAAAATCACAACTacctgtgaaattttttttttttttttgagacaaagtctcattttgtcagccTCGGTAGggcgccatggcgtcacagctcacagcaatctccaactcttgggcttaagtgattctcttgcctccgcctcccaagtagctgggacgacaggtgcccttcaccacacccggctattttttggttattgttgtgattgttgtttagcaggcccaggctgggttcgaacccaccagccttggtgcatgttgccggtgccctaaccactgagatatgggtggTGAGCcaaaattttattaattcttaTAATGAAGACACAGTCATAGATATTAATTAGTATTCACATGCAATATTACCACAGCATGAACATTTTAACTagattttcttccactttctttttttttagatataaaaatcttttattggTAAATGTATTTGAGGCAACATTACCATCATACCTTCCTTTACTTCTATAATCATGTTTTCCTTTAGTTCTATGGGCATATTTATTCTTCTACTTTCTTAAATTGAGGGTAAACTTGAGGATGATGGGTAAACTAAGCCATTTGGGAATCTATCACCAATATTTTTTAGTAAGTTGTTTATTTTCATGGCATATAGCTTTGTTCAGGTAGATTTCACCCTGTGTCTATCTGGGGCCAGAGGTTCAAACTGCCCTTGAAGAGCTGCAGGCCTCAAGGTAGGACCCCAGAGGTGCCCTGGATCAGGGGAGTTGGTTATGAGAGCGGAGAAGCCAGCAAGCCAGAAGGTGAATGTGTAAAGGCCTGGCCAGGGAGGTGAAGCTGAGTCTGTCATCACGCCTACAAGCTGAGTACCAGTGTGGAAATCAGAGGTCAAAAGCTGGGAAAATAGAGTCAAGGAACATGGTAGGGGCAAATCTGTGCTGTGACCTGATCTCCCTTTATGGACATTTACTGAGTAAATCATGTATCTCCTGTTAAAAGCAGTCCCATATATGGACTGTAGAATGGGATAATTTTTGTTCCAGAATGGTCGTTTATTGTGGTATATATCAAAGTTTTACTTGGTGACTCAGAATTTATAAACTATGCCACTACCTGGGAAAGTCATTCAAATACTACTTGATAACTTGTCAAATTAGTCTTTGCTGCATGTTGATTTCAATTTTATCTTGGGCTGTGTCTCTTTAACAGAAGAAATTCCACCAGTGAGCATGTGGATTTGGCAATTGTTAAAAATAACTAGTTTGAATTGCCCTGAAATACCTCTTTCTTATTTCCTGTATCACAAGTTTGGAGAATGAATTTAGTTGAAAGACATATTTAGCATATATGAATTGAGTGTCTACCAATGGGGCAATCTTCTGGTTACAGTGAACACAGCATTGATAAAACAAACACATCAAGTCCCTATTGGGACAAAGAGACAGTAAGCCGAtagacaagcaaacaaacaatacacagacacacacacacaaacacacactcacagaggGAGCCAAAAACATGtatccacattttaagaaaggaaaaactgtattaaaattgtactactgagtatatactgataacatgTATTGTCTTGTATATCATATCTTGTATCTCATAATTGCAGAGATCAAACCTGACTTgagcattaaaattttaatacagttttttcctttcttgaaatgtggatacattttttggcaccctctgtgtatgggaCAGAGCCATAGGGAAAGCAAACGGGAGTGAGCTGTCAGGGGTCACTGAAATGCTCTTTCGGATAATATGAGTTTCTTTCCAATGCTCTCTGTCATTGGCTGTTTTACTGGGACTGGAAGATTTGCAGGCATAGCTTTGTAAAATCTCCTGTTATCAGTTTCGTGTAATTTCAGGCGAGCACGATTTTTTCTGACTTCAGTTTGCTTGAATGCTTCAAGTTTTCTCCTGTTTCAAGTTTCAAGAAGTGGCCCAAGGTCATGGAAAAATGCTAAGAATTTCACCATGTTTTGTGTGACACCAGAATGAAGGCACATAATTACATGAACCATCCCCACCCTGACAAACCTGCTGTGGCCCAGATCTGTTTGAAATTTAGCACAAAACTGTATTGTTATAGAGGATGTTCCCATGAGATAAGAAAGTGGTATTGGGGTGGCAGGTTGGTTACACAAATATTAAATCATGCCTTCCTTAATGACAAAGACCTGCTGTTTATCCTTATAGAGAACAAGTGAACACATGTTTATATCTAGAAAAGTTTGGACTTCGGAGCTTCAGCCTGACTGCGCTATGTACACCAGTCACCCCTGGGGCATTGTATGAGGCATGTCAATTAGAGAAAGACAGGGATGGATTTTAGCAAAGACAGAAGAATTTAAACAGCCAAGGAGAGTTTCTTTCACACATCACCCTTAGCACACATACATTAGTTTCAGAATGTTGATACTACTCAAAACAAATTAGGAATTTCTCTTTTAGAATTGTCTTTAGAGCTCTTTTACAAGACAGACCCAAACTTCATTTAGGGTGTTTATTAGTTTATTCAACAGACATTGGTGAAGCCAACAGGGTGCATCTTGCTAAGTGTATGTCAATGAATTAGAACCACTTTTTTGCCCTTGAGATGCCAGCACTGTAATGGGCAGGCAGATGGGTTAGGAACTAGCAGTGCTTAGCTAACTACGAATGAAAGAAAGTAGAAGGTCGAGAGGGAAACATTGCTTGGCAAAGGAAGGGAGGCTCTAAGGGAGGTGACATTTGGGCTGGAGTGTTTGCAGAACAAGTTGGAATTTGCTAGGTAAAGGGAAATGTGAGTTTCTGGTAGCAGTCCTTTACTTTGTAGTTATGCACTGTCATGTTCAAGGCTAACATGGCATGACTTAGTTAAATAACCTAACCTTATTCAACTGACTTGGCCCACATTCTTGACTGATTCCCCAAAATAAATTTACTTGCAGTACACAAATATTTTCTACTGTttaattctgtaaatatttattgagctcctaaTCATGGGTAATTTACTCTGCCACTAGCTTAGATAGCCTTGGAGAATTCAAGGGTCTTtctccatattttaatttttttattgaggtaaaattcatAACATAGAATTTTAAAGTTTACAATCTAGTAGCATTTATAACAATCACAGTTTTGTACAACCACCACCTCTATCTGGTTCCAAAACATTTCATCACCCTCCAAGAAAACCCTGTACCTATTACATGGTCAttcccattccctccttccccaaGACGCTTGCAAGTGCCATCCTACGTTCTGTCTGTACAGATCCCCCTAGTCTAgatttttcatataaatggaatcatacaatatgtgacaTTTTGTGTCCGACTTTTAAAGCTTACAATGTTTTTAAGTTCATCTATGTTGCAATCTTtatcaatacttcattcctttgtatgtggtaagttcgtgaacttgccaCCTTGCACTTAAGTTAGCAGAACTGTGCAAACaatttggtaaggtttcatatccttggtatatcagtgtctcagaaCTGTGTGTGTCAGCGTGTGGCAGTGCCTTGTTGAGTGGCATTTATTAGTGTCattgcgtgtttttgtgtgctgtcgtGGGAACACCAGAGCTTGAATTAGggcaacaaaaaaacattaaattttttgttaaacttggccagagtggaagtgaaatcagggatgtgttagtccaagtttatagggataattccataaagaaaatggcagtatacaaatgaaaaacaaatgttttttttttttaaagccagggcaaggtttttttttttggcaggggctgggtttgaacccaccacctctggcatatggaaccagcgcccttacccgctgagccacaggtgccacccaaagaaatgttttttctgaggggagagaaagtgtcgcTGATGAAGAAAGGTCGGAACAGCCAGTAACaaacagaactgacaaaaacattgcaaaaattcatcaaattgtgtatTAAAATCAtgagctgactgtgagaagcatagcagatcaagtaaacatcgATAGAAGcagttaagaaaatcttaactgccACAATCCCGCGCGCTCTTTCTTTCTGACTTGGGCCCTGCAGAATGGCTCCCGCAAAGAAGGGTGGCGAGAAGAAGAAGGGCCGGTCTGCCACCAACGAGGTGGTGACTGGAGAATACACTATCAATATTCACAAGCGCATCCATGGAGTGGGCTTCAAGAAGCGTGCCCCTCGGGCACTCAAAGAGATCCAAaaatttgccatgaaagagatAGGAACTCCAGATGTGCGCATTGATACCAGGCTTaacaaagctgtctgggccaaaggcataaggaatGTCCCATACCGTATCCATGTGTGGTTATCCAGAAAACGCAATGAAGGtgaagattcaccaaacaagctctatacTTTGGTTACTTATGTACCTGTTAcaactttcaaaaatctacagacAGTCAACGTGGATGAGAActaactggtgattgtcagacatatcaaataaaattataaaatcaccaTCGTGTGttggttttccttttctagttgcaaCATAAAAACATGTGCTTTCATTATCCTAAGGCAATTCCCAATTATGGGAGCATTTGGAGAGCTTTTCCTAAATACTGATGCCCAGGCTCCCTTTCCCCTATCTGTCTCTTGGGGTTTATTTGAAAGGGCCTAAGCAGGTTTCTAAAGTTGAACTACAACCTGGCTTGAGAACCTCTGTCCTAGGTAGTTGAGAAATGGCAGGTGTGATGTTAATGATTTTATACCTGCATGTTTCATtaatgctacaataaacatttttccagaaaaaaaaaaaaaagaaaatcttaactaaaaatcttggccaaGACTTGTGACTCTTGCATTATGATAATGTATCGATTCAGAGAATAAACAGAAAACTGTCTTGGGACACCTTCCcaactcacctgatctggccccagtgacttttttctttactcagaaataaaggaaatgttgaaaggaagacattttgatgacattcagaacatcaagggAAACATAATGACAGCTCtaatgaccattccagaaaaaaagtttcaaaattgctttgaagggtggactagatgctggcatcaatgcatagcttcccaaggggagtacttcaaagttgaccctagtaatattcagcaatgaggtcggtagcactttttctaggatgagttcatgcactgaattgtcagaccttatgtggctgaataatattccattctatggatataccatgttttgtttttccattcatctgctgatgaacatttgggttttttccaccaTTTAGCTATTGTGAATCGTGCTACTAtgaatatctgtgtgtgtgtgtatttgtttgagtacctgttttcaattctctgGAGCacatacctaggagtagaatttctgAGTTATATGATATTACTATgattaactttttgagaaactgccaaattgttttccatagcagctgctgTGGAACCCCATTTTGGCAGTAAAGTTGTTTCAATTtatccacatcctcaccaacatttgttattttccagtttttttaaataatagcaacTCTAGTGAGTGTGAattagtatctcattgtggttttgatttgcatttccctaacgaCTAATGATGTTAAGCTtcatttcatgtgctttttggccatttttacaTCTTCTTTTCCTCATCTTTGATAACAATGCCAaacaaaataaattgtaaaaatattctgagaaatgaaaaaaaaatattctgagaaatgATAGCCTTCTTAGCGTAAGTGGAACACCTCACTAAAGAACTGATTTTAGGCAGACAGTATTCATTTGGTAATGTAAATTATGGCATAAATTACTAAATTTGTGCCATATCCATTTCTTCATAGCATTTTGGAATTCTGTTACAGATTTTGCCTGTGGGCTAACATTTCATAACTTTTATACCAGTCAAATATAGACATATAGACGTATTTGGCTAATATAGAATTTATGGAATTATTTATATAGAGagaaattatatgaatatatttagaGGGAAAAGTTgcgacagaaaagaaaaagagtgtgtGTTCTAGGACAAGGAGGGGTATTGAACTTAGATTGCAACAATTCAGCTCAACAATTATTTCTTTACAGTATATTTATTCTGTTGCCTCACCAGAATTAGAATTCTCTAGAAAGTGAAAGATATCCTCAGTATTTTCAATGGAAGTTGCCATTCATTTTTCCTCATACCTCCATAGGAGTACAAAGATTAGACACTCAAGACAAGGAAAGGCCTATTGTTCTTTGTTCAAGGAAAGACAGATGACCCCAACACTGTTTCCTATAGCAGCCAGTACCCACCATAGTACTTTCACATCTTCAGAAATTTTGCATTGAGCACTTAACGGTGTTGCAAGGATTGTCTGGGCTCTGAgaatatagcagtgaacaaaatacATATCAGGGGAGACAGATGATGAAGAAATAGATCAAATAagtgttttatgaagcaaaataAAGCAAGAAGTAAGGAGCATGGCAAGGCTACTCTTGTAGAAAAGGTGGTCATGGAAGGCCTCGCTGAGGAAGTACAGATACTGAAACTAGGTGAGGGAGAAAGTTCAGTGGACAGTGAGGAGAAGGGAGCAAAATGCAAAGCTCCTGGGATGCAGCATGCTCCACTCGTGTGAGGAACAGCTTGGAGGCCAATATGGCTGGAGTGGCACAGTTTCAAAGGAAGTGATAGCAAGTAAGttcaaagaaattttgatttaaaataggCCAGTACtagctgggcataatggctcacatctgtaatcccagcactttgggaggctgagatgagaaggttgcttaaggccaggagtttgaaaccagcctgagcaacacagtgggactatgtctcaacaaaaaaatagaaaaattagccaggtacggTGGTGCCTGCATTCCTGGCTGCTCGTGAGCATaaggcaggagactctcttgagcctaggagtttgagatggcagtgagctgtgacaatgcccttgtactctagcccaggccacTGAGCCATACCTTCTcataaaaaggaagggagggagggagggaggaaggaaagaaggaaggaaaagaaaagaaggaaaaatataatttaagataGGTCAGTGCTGAAGACTTACTCAGAATCTCAAGAATCAACTTGCTCTGTCCTTGTGGTAGGCCTCAGGTCTGGTCTCTGGCTcagtctgtattagtttcctattgttgCTGTAACAGATTACCACAAACTCGGTGGCTTaagacaacacaaatttattatcttacagttctggagctCAGAAGTCTAGAAAGTGTCAGCAGGGctacattccttctggaggctctgggagaACCCATTTCCTTGCCTTTACCAACTTGGTAGAGGCTACTTGTGCTCCCTGGCCTGTGGTCCTTCCCTCCATGTTCAAAGCCAGCAGGGTAGACCTTTCTCATCTCAGGCCTCTGCTCTGTCCTACGTCTGAGTCTGACCTTCCtgcctgtctttgttttttttttttttttggtagagacagagtctcactgtaccaccctcaggtagagtgccgtggcatcacacggctcacaacctctaactcttgggcttacgcgattctcttgcctcagcctcccgagcagctgggactacaggcgccaaccacaatgcccgctatttttttgttgcagtttggctggggctgggtttgaacccaccacccttggcatatggggccggtgccctactcactgagccacaggcgccgccccttcctgCCTGTCTTATAAGGACCTTGTGATGACACTGGGCCCATCCATATAATCACACACAATTGCCTCCTCTCAGAgcccttaatttaatcacacttGCAAAGTCCTTTCTGCCATATGAGGTGACATCTTCATAAGTTCAAGAGATCAAGATGCGGATATCAGGGCAGGGAGGGGTGAAGgtaagggaagagggaaggcatTGTTCAGCCCACCCCAGTGGTCTTTCTTGTGTGAGCCAAGTCTGATTTCTTTAGCAGTGTGATCACAGCCCTCTCTAGGTTCTATTATGATTATCGGAGGGTTCATCTCTCAGGTGCTTTCTCTTTACTTTAGGCCAGTGGGAAAGGAAATGAGTGTTTAAATGCATAAGAATCTTGGTGGatcacacattctttttttttgagacagagtcttactatgttgccctcagtagagtcctatagcatcacaactcacagcaacctcaaactcttggacttaagcaattctctagcctcggcctgctgagtagctgggactacaggcgcccgccacaatgcccagctattttttggttgcagttgtcattattgtacagtaggtccaggctgggcttgaacctaccaccttcggtgtatgtggccggcgccctactcactgagctgcaggcgccaagctGGATCACACATTCTTGAGGGTAGAGAAGGCCTCATTCATCATTTGATCCCCAGTACCAAGTAGAGTTCAAGGCATATGATCAATAAATATGGACGGTGATGGTGG includes these proteins:
- the LOC128585888 gene encoding 60S ribosomal protein L31-like → MAPAKKGGEKKKGRSATNEVVTGEYTINIHKRIHGVGFKKRAPRALKEIQKFAMKEIGTPDVRIDTRLNKAVWAKGIRNVPYRIHVWLSRKRNEGEDSPNKLYTLVTYVPVTTFKNLQTVNVDEN